TCTTCAGCAATTCTGCTCATCATCTGCAGAGCTTCAACCGGATATTTACCTGAAGCGGTTTCACCGGAAAGCATGATTGCGGATGTTCCGTCCATAATAGCATTGGCTACATCAGAGACTTCAGCACGAGTCGGACGCGGATTGCGGATCATCGAGTCGAGCATCTGCGTTGCGGTAATGGCGGGGATCCCAAATCTATAGCAAAGACGGATCATGTTCTTTTGTACACGCGGTACTTCATAAGCAGGTATTTCTACACCTAAATCGCCTCTAGCAACCATAATTGCGTCAGATACATGTAAGATCTCCTCAAATTTATCTACGCCTTCCCGATTTTCAATTTTGGCAATAATTCTGATATCACGATTGCCGAATCTTTCCAAAGTTTGGCGAATTTCGGCAACATCAGAGGGGCGACGTACGAACGAAGCAGCGATAAAATCCATGTCGTTATCAACCGCAAATTTCAAATCACTCACATCACGCTCAGTCAGTGCCGGTAAATTCACAAAAGAATCGGGCAGATTGATGCTTTTATAATCGCTGACAAAGCCGCCATTTTGGATGGTACAGCTGATGTCACCTTCCGGAGAAATGCTGTCAACTAGCAACTCAACACTGCCGTCATCAATGAGGATCGGTGAGCCGACTTTCACATCTTTATGCATGTCTTTGTAGCTAACGGAAAACTCATGGGCATTTCCAGGCACGTCGTCATGTCTGATGACTATCTTTTCGCCCATTTTAAGCTCAACTTTCCCTTCTGGGAACTGTCCGGTACGAATCTCCGGCCCTTTGGTATCAAGCAAAGTTGCAACTGTCGCACCTTCTTCAGCAACAATACGGCGCAAAAGTTGTAGACGTTTAAAATGTTCTTCATGGGTGCCGTGAGAAAAATTAAACCGTGCCAAATTCATGCCGCTGCGAACCAATTCGCGCAAGACATTTTCGTCATCAGTAGCCGGACCCAATGTACAAATAATTTTTGTTTTTCTCATATGATACCTCTTCTCTATCATAAATCGTTATAATTAAATCCATCCTAAAAATGATAAGCCAAACCGTTGTCAGTTACAAGTACAAAAATTGTCCAAATTTTTAAATTACACCGTAAACTTGCTGTGCATAAGTATAGTATCAAGTAAATTTTGTCCGTAACGTATCAAACGCAAAAAAATCACCGGTAATATGAGTAAAATGGTTATTACCAACACAAAAATGATCATACCCATAGCGGCCGAAAAAATTCCGCTGATCACCAACCCCATGATTCTGAACTTAGCTGCCGCATTGGAAATAAACTCCCCTACCGTGCTATCCATAATGCCGATCACCCAGTCCTTGAAACCGGTTAAATCCATTTGGTACAACGGCCTAAATAAAGAAATAAAAAAACCTGTTCCGAACACATATTTCACGCCTATCGTAAATAAAATGGTGAATCTTCCTGGCAGTTTTAACCGATAATATTTTGAAGCCAAAAAAGTCGATACCACCATAAAAAGCAGGGTTAACATCAACCATATAAGCGGCGCAAGACCCTTAAATATAAGCGGCACCGAGTTTTGGCGTAAAAGCTTAAGCAATATACCGTAAAAAACGGCAATATAAATTATCGCCGGAAAGCGATGCGGCTTGTCTGCATAATCAGTATCACTCCATAACGGGCCAAGTAACGCCCCCTCTAAAAAATCCATAAAGCATCTCCCAATACAAGTTAGCCAATACTCTAGATTATATCATACACCATTGCAGCAACGCTATGTAATACAACCGCCGCAAGTCCACCTACGATAATCGCCGTCACCGGCGATAGCTTTTTAAACTTAAGGCCACAAAATAAAACAACTATTACCAATATATTAAAACATGTTTCAATCGCCGGATACAGCTTGGTGATTGGCAGATTTAGCAATGTCTCACGCACTGCGGTAATCAACAAACTGATTCCCCCTGCGGCAATCAAGCCGACAATCATAGGGCGAAAATCGCTTAATACGTGTTTAGTCAGATTGTAGTGATAAATTTTTTGCCCGATAACTGCCAAAATTACCACAATGATCACCGCCGGCAGGCTTATGGCCACCGTAGCAACCAGTGATCCAAGCGTATCGCCAACTTTACGTCCGGCAAATGTCGCCGCATTTACGGCTAAAGGGCCAGGTGTCATCTCTGCCAAGCTCACCAAATCGGCAAATATTTCCGGGGTAAACCACTTTTGCTCATCCACAGTAATTCTCTGAATGAGCGGCAAAACCGCATAGCCGCCGCCGAAAGCAAAAATTCCGATGCGGAAAAAATTCCAAAATAATCGCCAAATCATCCCTGTATCTTCTTTCGTCCTATTAAAAATTTATATGAAAAAATACTGAACAAGAGAATCCCTATAATTACCCAAATAGGATTTAACTTAAAAACAGCAACTGCCAAAACAACGACAATGGTTATTATGCTTAAGCGGTAACGTGAACTTTTGCTGCTTTTTTGCCACAAAGGACAAAACAGTGCTTCGGCCGTCTGAATAACAACTGCAGCAACCGCCAACTTCATGCCCTGCATGGCCAAAGCCAGCCAATGATTCTGCATTATCGCCTCATAGAAGTAACTTATTACGCTGAAAGTAATGAACGGCGGTATGAGTGTACCGATCACTGCCGCCAATACTCCAGGTATGCCGGCCAGATTGTAGCCCACGACAGTTGCGGAATTAACCGCAGCCGGACCAGGGGCAGCTTGCGCCAAGGCCAACATGTTGAGCATTTCTTCCTCGGTAAAAGCCTCCCATTTATCGACAAAGGTGCGCCGCATAAATGAAATTATCACGTAGCCACCGCCAAAAGTAAATGCACTTAGATAAAGCATTGTAAAAAATATTTTTATGATTCCGTATTTTTTCTTTACCATATATTATAATTCAATCAATTCTCCGTTGAGCCGCGCTTCAATCAAATCATCACCTTCATAGCTCAACTTCAGCGAAAACGGGCTGTGCTTGGCAAGCATAAGTTTTAAAAAGATACGATCGCCTGGCCATAAATTAAGTTTCAGCAAATCCTTTTGGGGAATCCAAGCCAATTCACCCTCATCGCATGCTTTAAGCTCGCCAGTAAACGATTTCGATGAGTATAAAAATATGTATTCGTCAGGCCATCCCTTCGAATTGAATGTGATCACTCCATGCCATTCCCAACTTTGCAATTCCAGCCCAGTTTCTTCCTTAACTTCACGTCGCAGGCATTCCTCGGGCATTTCGCCAAGCTTAAAATGGCCGCCAACTCCAATCCATTTGCCGGCGTTGACATCGATATTTTTCTTTATGCGATGTAACATTAGGCATTTATCATCTTTAAAAAGATATGCCAAAGTTGTCAAATTTGCGTAATCCATATTATCTTCCTTAATAGCTTTCTTAAATCGTAATCGTTATATCTGATAATAACAAAATCCCGACCGAAAATCGATCGGGATGATGTAATAATCAGGAATATTTATTGCCCACAACTGGCAATCAAGCTTTGCGAATAACATTCATTTGCTTCGCTTTGTCGGAAACCTGTTTAGCTACTGCATCAGCCACCCGTGGATCAAACGGTGACGGAATGACATATTCTTCACTAAGTTCTTCCGGCGCGACCAAGGCTGCAATAGCCTCAGCGGCGGCAAACTTCATCTCTTCATTGATTTCGGTAGCTCTAACAGCCAAAGCTCCTTTGAACAAGCCTGGGAAAGCCAGTACGTTATTAACTTGGTTAGGATAATCCGAACGTCCGGTACCGACAACCCGTGCGCCGGCCGCCCTCGCATCATCATAAGTGATTTCCGGATCAGGATTGGCCATAGCAAATACGATTGGATCACGTTTCATGCTCTTAACCATCGCTTTAGTCACTTTATTCGGTACACTGACACCGATGAAAATATCGGCCTTGGCCATAGCCTCTTCCAAAGTCAAATCTTCCGCATCATTATTGGTAATTTGGCTCAGCTCAACATAAAGTTTATTGGTGTAAGTATCCTTGTGCTTACGATTTAAAAGGCCGCGGCTATTGAAACCGTAGACATTTTTCACACCCAAGCTCTGAATCATATGGATAATGGATGAACCGGCCGCGCCCACACCGGAAATAACGGCTACACAGTCCTCGGCTTTTTTGTTTACCAACTTCAATGCATTAATCAAAGCGGCCGTTACAACAATTGCCGTACCGTGTTGGTCATCATGGAAAACTGGAATATTGAGTTCCGCTTTAAGTCGGCGTTCAATTTCAATGCAGGCAGGCGCAGCAATATCTTCCAGATTGATTCCACCGAATGTAGGGGCAACCATTTTAACAAAGTTGATCACTTCTTCGGTATCCTTGGTGTCAATAACTAGCGGCACAGCATTGATACCGCCGAACCGTTTGAACAGGCAGCACTTTCCTTCCATTACCGGCAGGCCTGCAGCAGCTCCGATATCACCCAAGCCTAGCACAGCCGTACCGTTCGAAACAACGGCTACTGTATTGCCTTTCCATGTATATTTGTAGGCATCTTCAACATTTTTATGTATGGCGCGGCAAGGCTCCGCAACACCGGGAGAATACATCAGAGACAGGTCGTCCTTGGTCTCCAGAGGTCCCTTTAACTCGGTAGAAATCTTACCAGCCAATTTTGCATGCAATTCCAATGCTCTTTCAAAAACGTTTGCCATAATATTAAACTCCTTTTCTGCACCACAATATGTATGCGATGCTGTCATAAAATTTATGATCTTTTAAGACTATATACTTTAAATAATGTTACAATCTCGGCACATCACGGTACCGTTTAACCTACGGAGAGGTATGGCTAAAAATCGAATCAATTAGAGTTCTAAACCTCCCTGCAGCAGGCATTTGTTACCCGAAGAATATCGGCACTAAAACTGACGCCAAGAAAATTATGAATGCCCCTCCCAAACGAGATGAGATTTGCGCAAACGGCATCAACTCCATACGATTGGAAGCTGTCAACACAGCGACATCACCGGTACCACCCATGTTTGCCATGCAAAGTCCGGCGGTAATTGCTGCTTCAACGAAGTTAAACCCAAGCAAGCGACCCATGAAGCCAGTGCCGATAATTGCTCCGATCACAACGACGGCGCAAAGAATCACGTACTGCGGCGTGAAAGCCTTTATAATCTGCCCCAAATTTGTATAAGACATTCCAATGCCCAGCATTAAAGCAGCAGTCCAGGCACCAGCCACAAATTTATACCATGCCGAGCAAGCTCTCTCCACTTCGGCGGGGATAATATTCAAAACTTTAGCAAGAGCAACTGACAAAATCATCCAAGCATACGGATGAATATTCACGCCAACCTTTTTCAGAAGGAAAGCTATTATCGAACCGAGCGAGAAGAACATAGTTGCCATGATAATACCGGCTGTGTAATCCTTGACAGTCGGATTATAGGCGGAATCATCAGGAATTTCAAAAGTTCCTCTGGCCATCATCTGGCCATTACCGGTCAAACTCGGTTTAACTTTGCCGAGCTTGTTCAGCAAGCCGCCGGCTACAATCGCCATGGCATTACCAAGCGCAACGGCAGGAACCAATTTTGACAGTATTTCATCTGATGGAATACCCAACGCTTTTTCAAACACCTGTGATATCGGAACCGCACCGGCGCCCATACCGCCGCCCATGATCGGGATACCTACATAAGCAACTGCCTGCCCGGTTGTTATGCCGACAAGCGGTCCGATTAAAGCTACAAGACCAAGGGAGACAACAACACCAGCAATAATAGTTGGCAAATAACGGATTGCCGCTTTGATTAACAATTTACGATTCATACCGAGGATTGAACCGGTAATTAAAGCCGCAATATAAAAATCCAGAAAACCAGAAGTAGCTATTTTCATTTTGCCGCCGGCTTCAAGGGTGATCTTAATGGAATCTTTCATAAATGAATCGACCATTTGTATCACTTCTTTGGGCAAAAGTTTGAAGTAAACCAATGCTGCACCACCAAATATAACAACGATCGGGCCACCGCCAAAATAAGTTTTAATAATCGGACAATGGTTACCTATAATGTTAAGTAGTTCACCGACAACAACGAGAAAAAGGAAAGCACCGATCATATTTTTCGGCAAAACGCCCATAAATATAGCAATGAGCAAGACGACAAAGACAACAATATAAATCGGTAGCCTTAATCCGGCCAATTTTAAGTCTTTCATACATGTACTCCTAACGCGTATTTACATCTCTGCTATTTGTATAGCTCCTCCCCATAAGCACTAATTTATAAACAACAAAAAATGTATACTCATATGCTAACCTTAATTTTGTATAACTGCAATAGCAAAGAGGACTTATTCCAAACTTTTATGTATGTTTCGCACAAGGAATCAGAGTAACAATGATATATTGTGCTATATTTGATTATTTCAAATATCATTTTTTCAGGCAAAGAATGTTTGTATGCTATTTATTTATCGCAAGCATAGGTTTTATTTATAGCGCAGCAACAAAAATTACTTTAATACAAATAGCCATTGAACTGAATAGCCAGCATAGCTGAGCAAAAAGCCTTGTCCTCTACACTTATCACTTGTTCTTTGATTTAGTTGAATTGGTGCCGGTATTTGACGTGACACTCAAACTTGTTCCATCTTTTCCGCGATCATCCTGAGTGGTGGCGGCATGGTTTTTCACACCAGTATCGTTACTTGTAGTAGCAATATTATCCTGCTTAGTTCCCACTCCATCAGTGATAGGCTTGTCCATTTCTTGAGAAACGTCTGCAAAGAAATTCATCGTACGGTCAAACCAACGCATCGGCAATCCGTTCATTTCTTTGCGCAACAGACATCTGTTTACCCACTGACCTATCAAGCTGTAAAGGACAGAAAAGGTCGGTATACTTACCAAAATCCCCGCGATACCGCCCAAACTTCCGCCGATACTGATCGCTACAAGTACCCAGAGACCTGATAGCTTGACGGATTTGCCTACAACATGTGGATAGATAAAGTTGCCCTCTATTTGCTGCAGAACAATAAAAAAGATAAAGAATATAAGTGCTTTCCCAGGATCTTCAATTACAGTTAAAAGCGTACCAACCGCAACCGAAATAAATGATCCGACAATCGGAATCATGGCGAAAATCGTGACAACAACTCCGATCAAGCCAGAAAACGGCAGTTTTAGTATAGTCATTCCAATATATGTAGCTAATCCAAGTAAACACGCCTCTAAGAATTGACCGCTGACATAGGCGGAAAAAGTAGCATTTGCAAGTTTAAACACACTTAAAATTGAGTCATAGCGTTTATCAGAAGCCAAAGCTCGCAACAATTTCAGCATTTGGCGCTGCAAATTTTCCTTAGAACTCAGGATATAAATAGCGAGAACCAAAGCAACAAGGAATGTTGTCAAACCAGAGACCAGGTCTGAACCGGCCGATAAAATATGCTTCAACAACCCTGCGGCCTGAGTTCGCATAAGTCCGACGGCTTGTTCGGTTAGTTCCCTCCAATCGATTTGTAAAGTTTCAAGCGTTTCAACAATGCGAGGGTTATTGGTCGCAAGTTCATTCACCTTAAATTCTAATCGTTTGGCAAAAGCAGGTATACCCGATATCAATTCGCTTATCGTTTCAGCAACGACTGGAATGACAAATAATGCTACAACTGCCATCATGGCGAAAACCAAGCAAAGAGCAAGCAAAAGGCATAAAGGCCGCTTCAGAACAGCAGCCAGTTTCATCAGACGAGGCTTGGTTGTATCATGTAAACACAACGGTTTTTCAAACAAATATTTCTCCGCCGCTTTCATCGGGACATTAAGAATAAAGGCTAAAATCAAGCCCAAGGCTACCGGACGTACAATTATTATCACTTTTCGTAGGAAATCGACTACCGAACCTATGTTTTGAACACATACGTAAAAAAGTATCGAAAAACTAATAAGAACCAGTAAACGTCGGAAAGTAATTCTGCTTATGTTCATGATATCCCCCAACGCCAAAATTAATCGGCCTTACACGCAGGTGAAAAAATTGAAATTATTTGGCACTTAGTAAGCATAACATATCGGTAAAAATTTGGAAATGAAAATTTATGGTCTGGCACTTTAAACTATGTTACACTAAAAAATGAAAGGTGATGGCAATGCGAAAAAAAGACATTATAATAGTTGTGATTGTAATCTGTGTACTCGGCAGCCTTTTGCTGTATTTTTTTAAGCAAAATGCCAATGTACCATTGGTTAAGCTTACGCCGCCGATTATTTCAGGCTCGCTACCAGGGAGAACGGCTGATATTGATACTTCCAAAGCCAATAACAATCAGTTTGTACAAGAGTTCATTAAAGCTGTTGATGCTGGCAAAGTGTCATCGGATTTTTATGCTGCCCTGCCAGCTTACGAAAACACCAAGCCATCACAACTAGAATTGCAGCAATACATCCAAATATTCACTGATAATTTCGCACGTAGAATTCGTTCTTTCACCCCTATGACCAGGCTGGAAAGATCTGTTTATCAATCTCAGATTGCTCGCAGCAAAAAATATGCCAGACTCGCCAGAACAGCAAAATATTATTGGTTAGAGTTGGACGAATCAGCTCGCAACTCGTTCAAGCGTTTTCCTATGATCATTCCGACAAATAGCAACGGTCAGGCAACCTTTTCGCAGGAGTGGATCGCCGATTCCTATCGTATATATTCTTACACTAAACTATATTTTAGTGCTATAAAAGACAAGTCAACCGCCTCATTGGAGTCCATACTCAGTGATCCGGGTGATGACAAAGATTTGATCAGCTCAAAAGTCAAACAAGTTCTGGCCTTCTATGGGGCGCAGCAAACCGGCAGTGTTCACCTAAATGACAATTACACGCTGAGCGCATTGCGCGGTGACTTGGTAGAAGTCGAACAGACCGTCCCAGCCTCCCTGCTATATTCAGAAGAATTAACCGAGGGAGCTTCATCACGAAAAACGGTCAATCGTTATGTTCAAGCGCATTTGACTAAAGAAGGTAAATACAAAATATTCGATATAATACCTACCAAGGAAACAGCTTTGACATTTACAATTTTACGGCAAAATGTGCCGGTCGCCGCGCTAGATCAGCCGATCGATAATTTCACAATTTTACGTATGTTTGGTCCATGGAGCGAAGCCTTCTTTTACCCGGTTAAGATCAACGGAAATGAAGGCGAGATTTATTTGAAATTTAAAGATCTTCAAATAAAGATTGCCGGCAAATATGATCGCGCCAGTCATAATTTTTCCGGGCATATCAGCGGAATTTCAGTAAAAGCGGCCGCGTTTACTACCGCGCAGAATATCGGCATTGGAGCGGACCGTGCAGATATCGTAAAACGTTTTCCGTTTATCGTAAGAAACGACTATAAACTGTCTTTTCCGGAAGGCAATATCACTTTCCTTTTCGACAGTTACGACAAAGTTAAAGAAATAATATTGGCAAAAGGTTAAAACCATTGACAAAATCAGGATGACTGTGATAGAATGCATTATGTTGTTGATGCGCCCATAGCTCAACTGGATAGAGCGTCTGACTACGGATCAGAAGGTTGTGGATTCGATCTCTGCTGGGCGCGCCAAAGCACCGAATATTCGGTGCTTTTTTTTGTGCTTTCTCTTAATCAAGCCACCAGCGTTCAAATACAAGCGTTAGCCGTAGCAAAATCACTTGAGTTTGAGTAGCTCAAGGTCGCCTGAATAAACGAAAGGCAAGCTTGAATTAAGCTTGCCTCTAATCTTTCTAACCAGTATCAGGCTATATCAACTTTATTTGGCTAATAACCTTATATTAACCTACAACTCTGCTTCAGTTGCAAACAGCTGCCGCAGTAGCCGGTACATCATCCTTCAGTTTGTCTTTGCTCATGGCCTTTCGGCTCACGCACACGGCAGAACACCAGTTGCCTACAGCCTTCCCGTCTGCATACGAACCTTTGAGCAAAGGCAGTACCGGGGAAAAGTAGTGCGAACCACCACTATGATTTTGATCAGCCGCCAAAGCCGCCTTGGCTTCACGGCAAGCCTTTACGACCAAATCAAACATGCCCTTAACATGGTATCGTTCAGCATCGCCGTAACCCTTTACCAAATCAGTGAATTTGCCGTTAATTATTTCATCAATATTCCGTCCTTCATATTGAGCCAAGGTTGGCAACGCCAACTCATGATAACCCTGATTATCCTCATCGACATTTTCAATCGGAGCACCGAACTCATTCTTCTGTCCCTCGCCGACCCGATAAGATTGATCGGAAACGAACAAAATTTTCCCTGATTTATCGACATAAACCTGCAAGGCGATTATGTATGGCGGAATGTCCAAAGGAGAAGAAAACTTATCATATACTTGAATCATCTTCGCCTCGGCCAAGGGCCCCTCTTTTTTCACTAAAGAAGTCCAGTTTTTCAACTCCGTGATAAGGCGATCAACTTTCGCCGGAGCTACGGCTGCATTGTTATAAGTTTCAGCTGCCTTTTCCAGCTTGGCATGCAAGTTTTTCAAGTCAATCGCATCGGCACCTACGACATTTTTTTCTGCCGCTTGCCCCACCGCGATAGCTTCATCCAGACTTGTCCGGCCCAAGAAAAAATTGGTATCGGCGACAAACTTAAGAGCTTCAGACTTACTTAAATCACTATTCTTAAGTATTTTTTCACCATCATTCAAAATATCAGAAAACTGTTTTTGCGTTGTAGAACGCAGCTTATCCATCGGCAAAGCCTTAACCGCCGCCAAAGCCTTTTTTATCGCAGCCTTGTCGATGTCATCCATCTTCTTATACGGATTGACAACGAAGCCATCGCCGGCTGGCAGTTTATCAATATTCTTAGGATTGTTAGCAATAATTACCGTTTTAGGCTTACCGGCAACATCATTACTGAACGCATTGAACGTGATTGAGGTAACACTGTCAGGCAGAGTAATTTGCTTAATATCATTGTTGTAGAAGGCTTGCGCTTCAATTTTTTCCAAATTAGGCGGCAACTGAACAGAAGTAATTTTGTTGTTGCGGAAAGTTTGTACGCCGATTTTTTTGAGTGCCGGCAGCTGACTTAAGTCAAGTTCGTCAGACAGATTGTTCTCTGCAAAAGCCATTTCGCCTATTTCGGCAAGATTATCAGCTGAAAACATCAGGGTTGAAATATTATTTTTGCGGAAGGCGGAAGTTCCGATTGATTGCAAATTAGGCAAGGTCAAAATTACGCCTTTGATGGAATTAAGATGAAAGGCTGCCGCTCCGATTTTTTTTAAGCTATCCGGGAATGACAAAAAGTCATCCGCTATCTGATTGTCCATGAAGGCTCCGGCATCTATTTCCGTCAAATGTTCGCAGTCCTGAAAATCGATAGTAGTTAGATTATTGCATTGAAAAGCATATTTACCGATTCTAACTAAACTTTTAGGCAAAGTAACACTGGCAATATCAAACTTGCGGTAACTTTCATTAGCCATGTCAATGTTGCGGAAAGCATTATCGGCAATTTCAGTAACTGCCGCGCCTGAAGCATCTGCATCAGGTAGTTTCACGTCCTTGTTGCGCTTTATTTTGCGTAGCCCTTGTTTGCTAAAGCCCTTAATCACCCCGTGTTCAATGACAAAATCACCTTTTACCCATTTTGATACGTCTAATTCCGGCAAAACTATCTTTTTGTCGTCCTTAGGATTGCAATAAAAATTTTCGCCATCCGATATTTTCTGGGCAGGACTTGTCGTCCGAATAACGACTTTATCGCCATATTCTTCAACACCTATGTTGCCATTGAATGCATCCGGGGCAATCTTCTTGATTGATGTTGGGAAGTTAAGCTGCGTCAAGCTGTTATCTTGAAAGGTGCAATCTTTTATTTCTGTCAGCTTGTTCCCTTTAAAAACAATGTTTGTCAATTGATTATTCTTAAAAGCTCGCTCGCCCAAAGAGGTAAAGCCGGCGGGAAATTCTAAATCACCCTTCACTTGTGCATCAAAAAAAGCCAAATCGTCAATTTTGGTCAGCCCAGTTCCCAATGTTAAATTTCCCAGTTTGGTATGCCCAAAAGCATATATTTTGATCCACTGAAGGGAGTTCGGCAGTTTCAGTTCCGTTAAAGCAGAATTTTCGCGAAAAGCATCCTGCCCAACTTCAGTATATCCTTCCGGAATTTTTACGCCCTGAAGCATGCTGGCGTTAAAGTCTGCACCTTTTTTCTCAATTTTTACACCGTACTCGTCCAAGCCAAAGCCTTGATCGGTAGACTTTTTCCAGCGCAACATGTAATTATCAATATCAGCGCTTTTATTAGGTGTAAAAGCAAATGAAGCGATTTTGGTAACCGGCTGATGTTGCTCGTCTTCGCTAGGCAAAGTAACTTGTGGATTATCCTTCAAT
This is a stretch of genomic DNA from Mageeibacillus indolicus UPII9-5. It encodes these proteins:
- the pyk gene encoding pyruvate kinase, whose amino-acid sequence is MRKTKIICTLGPATDDENVLRELVRSGMNLARFNFSHGTHEEHFKRLQLLRRIVAEEGATVATLLDTKGPEIRTGQFPEGKVELKMGEKIVIRHDDVPGNAHEFSVSYKDMHKDVKVGSPILIDDGSVELLVDSISPEGDISCTIQNGGFVSDYKSINLPDSFVNLPALTERDVSDLKFAVDNDMDFIAASFVRRPSDVAEIRQTLERFGNRDIRIIAKIENREGVDKFEEILHVSDAIMVARGDLGVEIPAYEVPRVQKNMIRLCYRFGIPAITATQMLDSMIRNPRPTRAEVSDVANAIMDGTSAIMLSGETASGKYPVEALQMMSRIAEETERNYDYWDFFRHAGEKVRPTVGNAISHSCCTTAMDLQAKAIVAMSISGRTARLISRFRPGCPIIATAASEKVSRQLQLSWGVIPYHVKPVNTTDAIFQKGVDIAVNSGLVKTGDVVVITCGTPVGMSGTTNTLKVQNIGNVLCQGKGIGKGIISKEVLNTSEKDFSMSNIPRDKYIVVAKNTNNDLMPLLRQAAGIVVENPDPNGHAITVAEALNIPVIYDCSNATSILRSGLIVSMNVKSGLIG
- a CDS encoding chromate transporter — translated: MIWRLFWNFFRIGIFAFGGGYAVLPLIQRITVDEQKWFTPEIFADLVSLAEMTPGPLAVNAATFAGRKVGDTLGSLVATVAISLPAVIIVVILAVIGQKIYHYNLTKHVLSDFRPMIVGLIAAGGISLLITAVRETLLNLPITKLYPAIETCFNILVIVVLFCGLKFKKLSPVTAIIVGGLAAVVLHSVAAMVYDII
- a CDS encoding chromate transporter translates to MVKKKYGIIKIFFTMLYLSAFTFGGGYVIISFMRRTFVDKWEAFTEEEMLNMLALAQAAPGPAAVNSATVVGYNLAGIPGVLAAVIGTLIPPFITFSVISYFYEAIMQNHWLALAMQGMKLAVAAVVIQTAEALFCPLWQKSSKSSRYRLSIITIVVVLAVAVFKLNPIWVIIGILLFSIFSYKFLIGRKKIQG
- a CDS encoding NUDIX hydrolase produces the protein MDYANLTTLAYLFKDDKCLMLHRIKKNIDVNAGKWIGVGGHFKLGEMPEECLRREVKEETGLELQSWEWHGVITFNSKGWPDEYIFLYSSKSFTGELKACDEGELAWIPQKDLLKLNLWPGDRIFLKLMLAKHSPFSLKLSYEGDDLIEARLNGELIEL
- a CDS encoding NAD(P)-dependent malic enzyme translates to MANVFERALELHAKLAGKISTELKGPLETKDDLSLMYSPGVAEPCRAIHKNVEDAYKYTWKGNTVAVVSNGTAVLGLGDIGAAAGLPVMEGKCCLFKRFGGINAVPLVIDTKDTEEVINFVKMVAPTFGGINLEDIAAPACIEIERRLKAELNIPVFHDDQHGTAIVVTAALINALKLVNKKAEDCVAVISGVGAAGSSIIHMIQSLGVKNVYGFNSRGLLNRKHKDTYTNKLYVELSQITNNDAEDLTLEEAMAKADIFIGVSVPNKVTKAMVKSMKRDPIVFAMANPDPEITYDDARAAGARVVGTGRSDYPNQVNNVLAFPGLFKGALAVRATEINEEMKFAAAEAIAALVAPEELSEEYVIPSPFDPRVADAVAKQVSDKAKQMNVIRKA
- a CDS encoding 2-hydroxycarboxylate transporter family protein, producing MKDLKLAGLRLPIYIVVFVVLLIAIFMGVLPKNMIGAFLFLVVVGELLNIIGNHCPIIKTYFGGGPIVVIFGGAALVYFKLLPKEVIQMVDSFMKDSIKITLEAGGKMKIATSGFLDFYIAALITGSILGMNRKLLIKAAIRYLPTIIAGVVVSLGLVALIGPLVGITTGQAVAYVGIPIMGGGMGAGAVPISQVFEKALGIPSDEILSKLVPAVALGNAMAIVAGGLLNKLGKVKPSLTGNGQMMARGTFEIPDDSAYNPTVKDYTAGIIMATMFFSLGSIIAFLLKKVGVNIHPYAWMILSVALAKVLNIIPAEVERACSAWYKFVAGAWTAALMLGIGMSYTNLGQIIKAFTPQYVILCAVVVIGAIIGTGFMGRLLGFNFVEAAITAGLCMANMGGTGDVAVLTASNRMELMPFAQISSRLGGAFIIFLASVLVPIFFG
- a CDS encoding AI-2E family transporter, whose amino-acid sequence is MNISRITFRRLLVLISFSILFYVCVQNIGSVVDFLRKVIIIVRPVALGLILAFILNVPMKAAEKYLFEKPLCLHDTTKPRLMKLAAVLKRPLCLLLALCLVFAMMAVVALFVIPVVAETISELISGIPAFAKRLEFKVNELATNNPRIVETLETLQIDWRELTEQAVGLMRTQAAGLLKHILSAGSDLVSGLTTFLVALVLAIYILSSKENLQRQMLKLLRALASDKRYDSILSVFKLANATFSAYVSGQFLEACLLGLATYIGMTILKLPFSGLIGVVVTIFAMIPIVGSFISVAVGTLLTVIEDPGKALIFFIFFIVLQQIEGNFIYPHVVGKSVKLSGLWVLVAISIGGSLGGIAGILVSIPTFSVLYSLIGQWVNRCLLRKEMNGLPMRWFDRTMNFFADVSQEMDKPITDGVGTKQDNIATTSNDTGVKNHAATTQDDRGKDGTSLSVTSNTGTNSTKSKNK